One genomic window of Melopsittacus undulatus isolate bMelUnd1 chromosome 15, bMelUnd1.mat.Z, whole genome shotgun sequence includes the following:
- the ADAMTS15 gene encoding A disintegrin and metalloproteinase with thrombospondin motifs 15, which translates to MLPLLPLLLLGAPGLSLPLDDTEVVTPLRLDPDINGRAYFRRGPAEPPRGGQAVVFQLSAFGEDFYLHLTPDAHFIAPSFASHYLGAAVRPGPALRHCFYSGDVNADRESFAALSLCGGLRGAFGYRGAEYIISPLAAGATGGEHRLQRRSPGRPVGAGASRCAVGSALTPGVLQALDKYRGRGGGKGGRAKRFASVSRYVETLVVADESMVKFHGDDLQHYLLTLMATAARLYKHPSIRNPIQISVVKFLLIGQDDKGPKVTGNAALTLRNFCAWQKKWNKGSDKHPEYWDTAILFTKQDLCGATTCDTLGMADVGTMCDPKRSCSVIEDDGLPSAFTTAHELGHVFNMPHDNVKACEEVFGRLKTNHMMSPTLIQIDRANPWSACSAAIITDFLDSGHGDCLLDQPAKPIPLPEDLPGSSYSLNQQCELAFGVGSKPCPYMQYCAKLWCTGKARGQIVCQTRHFPWADGTSCGEGRFCLKGSCVERHNISKYRVDGGWAKWAPYGQCSRTCGGGVQLAKRECTHPVPANGGSYCEGIRVKYRSCNLEPCSAAVPGKSFREEQCEAFNGYSHSTNRLTASVSWVPKYSGVSPRDKCKLICRANGTGYFYVLAPKVVDGTPCSPDSTSVCVQGKCIKAGCDGKLGSKKKFDKCSVCGGDNKSCKKVSGLFTKPMHGYNFVVVIPAGASNIDIRQRGYKGLISDDNYLALKNGQGKYLLNGHFIVSAVERDLMVKGSVLRYSGTGTAVESLQAFKPIQEPLTLEVLSVGKMTPPRVRYSFYLPKESKEDKGSYRKEGRTPPDLNNSLSNRLDGGRPSYKRPSYKWAAGGWEACSVTCGDGMQKRSVACHDSYGQPAAECDAAQRPAEVRLCGEPCPIWDAGPWSPCSKSCGRGFKRRALKCSVPSGRLLPRESCNSRRKPQELDFCTLRPC; encoded by the exons ATGCTaccgctgctgccgctgctgctgttGGGAGCCCCGGGGCTGAGCCTGCCCCTGGACGACACCGAGGTGGTGACCCCGCTCCGCTTGGACCCGGACATCAACGGCAGAGCCTACTTCAGACGGGGGCCGGCGGAGCCGCCCCGGGGGGGGCAGGCGGTGGTTTTCCAGCTCTCGGCTTTCGGGGAGGATTTCTACCTCCACCTCACCCCCGATGCTCACTTCATCGCTCCCTCCTTCGCCTCGCATTACCTGGGGGCCGCCGTCCGGCCCGGCCCTGCCCTCCGGCACTGCTTCTATTCGGGGGATGTCAACGCGGACCGGGAGTCTTTCGCCGCCCTCAGCCTCTGCGGGGGGCTCCGAGGGGCTTTCGGCTACCGAGGAGCCGAGTACATCATCAGCCCGCTGGCTGCGGGTGCAACGGGAGGGGAGCATCGCCTGCAGCGCCGCAGCCCCGGCCGCCCCGTCGGGGCCGGAGCATCCCGCTGCGCTGTGGGCTCCGCGCTCACCCCCGGCGTGCTGCAGGCGCTCGATAAGTACCGGGGACGcggaggggggaaagggggtcGGGCCAAGCGCTTTGCCTCCGTGTCCCGATACGTGGAGACCTTGGTGGTGGCTGATGAGTCCATGGTGAAGTTCCATGGGGATGACCTGCAGCACTACCTGCTCACGCTGATGGCCACGGCCGCTCGGCTCTACAAGCACCCCAGCATCCGGAACCCCATCCAGATCTCCGTGGTCAAGTTCCTGCTCATCGGGCAGGATGACAAAGGGCCCAAAGTGACCGGGAATGCTGCCCTCACCCTCCGcaacttctgtgcctggcagaagAAGTGGAACAAGGGCAGTGACAAGCACCCCGAGTACTGGGACACTGCCATCCTCTTCACCAAGCAG GACCTGTGCGGTGCCACCACGTGCGACACGCTGGGGATGGCGGATGTGGGTACCATGTGTGATCCCAAGCGGAGCTGCTCCGTCATTGAGGACGATGGGCTGCCCTCGGCTTTCACCACTGCCCACGAGCTGG GCCATGTCTTCAACATGCCCCACGACAACGTGAAGGCCTGTGAGGAGGTCTTTGGCCGGCTGAAGACCAACCACATGATGTCCCCTACCCTCATCCAGATAGACCGTGCCAACCCCTGGTCAGCCTGCAGCGCTGCCATCATCACCGACTTCCTCGACAGTGGCCATG GAGACTGCTTACTGGACCAGCCGGCCAAGCCCATCCCGCTGCCCGAAGACCTGCCGGGGTCGAGCTACAGCCTGAACCAGCAGTGCGAGCTGGCCTTCGGGGTGGGCTCCAAGCCCTGCCCTTACATGCAGTACTGTGCCAAGCTGTGGTGCACGGGCAAGGCACGGGGCCAGATCGTCTGCCAGACCCGGCACTTCCCCTGGGCCGACGGCACGAGCTGCGGTGAGGGGCGATTCTGCCTCAAGGGCTCCTGCGTGGAGAGGCACAACATCAGTAAGTACAGG GTGGATGGTGGCTGGGCCAAGTGGGCACCCTATGGGCAGTGCTCGAGGACGTGTGGTGGAGGGGTGCAGCTGGCCAAGCGGGAGTGCACCCACCCCGTGCCTGCCAACGGGGGCTCCTACTGCGAGGGCATCCGCGTCAAGTACCGCTCCTGCAACCtggagccctgctctgctgcag TGCCGGGAAAGAGCTTCCGTGAGGAGCAGTGTGAGGCCTTCAACGGATACAGCCACAGCACCAACCGCCTCACCGCATCTGTCTCCTGGGTACCCAAATACTCTGGTGTCTCCCCACGGGATAAATGCAAACTCATCTGCCGAGCCAATGGCACTGGTTACTTCTACGTGCTGGCACCCAAG GTTGTGGATGGGACCCCTTGCTCCCCAGACTCCACCTCGGTCTGCGTGCAGGGCAAATGCATCAAAGCAGGATGTGATGGGAAGCTGGGCTCCAAGAAGAAGTTTGATAAGTGCAGTGTCTGTGGAGGAGACAACAAGAGCTGCAAGAAGGTCTCTGGCTTGTTCACCAAACCCAT GCATGGCTATAACTTCGTGGTGGTCATCCCCGCGGGGGCCTCCAACATCGACATCAGGCAGCGGGGCTACAAGGGGCTCATCAGTGATGACAATTACCTGGCACTGAAGAACGGGCAGGGCAAGTACCTGCTCAATGGGCACTTCATTGTATCCGCCGTGGAGAGGGACCTCATGGTGAAGGGCAGCGTCCTGCGGTACAGCGGCACCGGCACCGCCGTCGAGAGCCTGCAGGCCTTCAAACCCATCCAGGAGCCCCTGACCCTGGAGGTGCTGTCCGTGGGGAAGATGACCCCTCCGCGGGTGCGTTATTCCTTCTACCTCCCCAAGGAGAGCAAGGAGGACAAAGGCTCCTATAGGAAAGAGGGCAGGACCCCACCGGACCTCAACAACAGCCTGTCCAACCGGTTGGATGGTGGGAGGCCGAGCTACAAACGTCCTTCCTACAAGTGGGCAGCGGGCGGATGGGAAGCGTGCTCTGTGACCTGCGGCGATGGGATGCAGAAGCGCTCCGTGGCCTGCCATGACTCCTATGGGCAACCCGCAGCCGAGTGCGATGCTGCCCAGCGCCCGGCTGAGGTCCGGCTCTGCGGGGAGCCCTGCCCCATATGGGATGCTGGACCTTGGTCCCCCTGCTCCAAAAGCTGTGGTCGTGGGTTCAAGAGGCGGGCGCTGAAGTGCTCGGTCCCATCCGGGCGCCTGCTCCCGCGGGAGAGCTGCAATTCCCGTAGGAAGCCACAGGAGTTGGATTTCTGCACCTTGAGGCCGTGCTGA
- the ADAMTS8 gene encoding A disintegrin and metalloproteinase with thrombospondin motifs 8, with product MGRRALLGGRAPLHLLLLCHAWALPPPPPPRQAQPVLPARLPAPSGQLALRLAAFGRAVVLRLRPDAAFLAPRYRLQRLGSRRAAARSAPRRGCFYAGTVDGSPDGAAVLSRCSGAGLRAAFLLDGDAYELQPLGQRWPGPPWRRPHRLRRRAAPGAPGVPGVPGPRERLLRSKRFVSQARYVETLLVADASMVRFYGEDVENHVLTLMSMAARIYKHPSLKNSINLVVVKVLVVDEEAAGPEVSDNGGLTLRNFCSWQQRFNPPSDRHPEHYDTAILLTRQDFCGHQSCDTLGVADIGTMCDRNKSCSVIEDEGLQAAYTLAHELGHVLSMPHDDSKTCERLFGPLGKHHMMAPLFIALNKTQPWSPCSAMYLTEFLDGGHGDCLLDAPAEPLPLPMELPGQGALYSLDQQCQQIFGKGFQHCPNTTDEDICAQLWCRTGTGEPLCHTKNGSLPWADGTPCKATGMCWDGRCVPQDALKPQPVVDGGWGPWSPWGSCSRSCGGGVQFSYRHCDSPKPQHGGRYCEGQRAKYQSCHTDECPADGKSFREQQCEKYNSYNLTDLEGNRLEWVPKYAGVSPRDRCKLFCRARGRSEFKVFEAKVIDGTLCGPETLSICVHGQCIKAGCDHIVGSSKKLDKCGVCGGNGSTCRKISGSLNRSKYGYNDIVTIPAGATNIDIKQRSHRGVRHDGNYLALRTLEGKYLLNGDFAISAMEQDILVKGTILKYSGSMTTLERLQSFRQLPEPLTVQLLTIASEVFPPKVKYTFFIPKDVPFSKQKGKEKKSANVIRPMLTSQWVLGDWSECSKTCGSGWQRRTVDCRDMEGQTSSTCDRALKPEDIKPCGDIPCPLWRMGPWSPCSHTCGEGIRMRNASCIDYTGTITAPERCSSPGPAPVTAACVLQQC from the exons ATGGGGCGGCGAGCGCTGCTGGGGGGCCGGGCTCCGCTCcaccttctgctgctgtgccacgCCTGGGCGCtgcctccgccgccgccgccgcggcaGGCGCAGCCGGTGCTGCCCGCCCGCCTGCCCGCCCCGTCGGGGCAGCTGGCCCTGCGGCTGGCGGCCTTCGGCAGGGCCGTGGTGCTCCGCCTGCGCCCCGACGCCGCTTTCCTGGCTCCCCGCTACCGCCTGCAGCGCTTGGGGAGCCGCAGGGCGGCCGCACGCAGCGCGCCCCGAAGGGGATGCTTCTACGCGGGGACCGTCGACGGGAGCCCCGATGGGGCCGCCGTGCTCAGCCGGTGCTCTGGGGCCGGGCTCCGAGCCGCTTTCCTCCTCGATGGGGATGCTTATGAGCTCCAGCCGCTCGGGCAGCGCTGGCCGGGGCCGCCCTGGAGGCGGCCGCATCGGCTCCGGCGCCGCGCTGCTCCCGGTGCTCCCGGTGTTCCCGGTGTTCCCGGTCCTCGGGAGCGGCTCCTCCGCTCCAAGCGCTTCGTTTCCCAGGCGCGGTACGTGGAGACGCTGCTGGTGGCGGATGCCTCCATGGTGCGGTTCTACGGGGAGGATGTGGAG AACCACGTCCTGACGCTGATGTCCATGGCAGCTCGCATCTACAAACACCCCAGCCTGAAGAACTCCATTAACCTGGTGGTGGTGAAGGTGCTGGTGGTGGatgaggaggcagcagggccCGAGGTGTCCGACAACGGTGGGCTCACCCTGCGCAACTtctgcagctggcagcagaggtTCAACCCCCCGAGCGACCGGCACCCGGAGCACTATGACACTGCCATCCTGCTGACCAGACAG GACTTCTGTGGACACCAAAGCTGTGACACGCTGGGAGTGGCGGATATCGGCACCATGTGTGACCGCAACAAAAGCTGCTCCGTGATCGAGGAtgaggggctgcaggcagcttaCACCCTGGCCCATGAACTGG GCCATGTTCTCAGCATGCCCCATGATGACTCCAAGACCTGCGAGCGGCTCTTTGGGCCCCTTGGCAAGCACCATATGATGGCCCCTCTTTTCATCGCCTTGAACAAGACCCAGCCCTGGTCTCCTTGCAGCGCCATGTACCTCACTGAGTTCCTGGATGGAGGGCATG GTGACTGCTTGCTGGATGCCCCAGCAGAGCCCCTGCCCCTGCCTATGGAGCTGCCTGGCCAAGGAGCCCTGTACAGCCTGGaccagcagtgccagcagatCTTCGGCAAGGGCTTCCAGCACTGCCCCAACACCACAGACGAGGACATCTGCGCCCAGCTCTGGTGCAGGACCGGCACTGGGGAGCCCCTCTGCCACACCAAGAACGGCAGCTTGCCCTGGGCCGATGGCACTCCATGCAAAGccactgggatgtgctgggatggACGCTGTGTGCCGCAGGATGCCCTGAAACCTCAG CCAGTGGTGGACGGCGGCTGGGGCCCGTGGAGCCCGTGGGGCTCCTGCTCCCGGAGCTGTGGTGGTGGGGTGCAGTTCTCCTACCGGCACTGCGACAGCCCCAAGCCCCAGCACGGCGGCAGGTACTGCGAGGGCCAGCGTGCCAAGTACCAGTCCTGCCACACCGATGAGTGCCCGGCGGATG ggaagagctttCGGGAGCAGCAGTGTGAGAAGTACAACAGCTACAACTTGACGGATCTGGAAGGGAACCGCCTGGAGTGGGTACCCAAGTACGCGGGGGTCTCACCCCGAGACCGATGCAAGCTCTTCTGCCGAGCCAGAGGGAGGAGTGAATTCAAAGTCTTTGAGGCCAAA GTGATCGACGGGACGCTGTGTGGACCAGAGACCCTCTCCATCTGCGTCCATGGGCAGTGCATCAAGGCCGGCTGTGATCACATCGTTGGGTCCTCCAAGAAGCTGGATAAATGTGGGGTGTGCGGTGGCAATGGCTCAACGTGCAGGAAAATATCCGGCTCGCTCAACCGATCCAA ATACGGCTACAACGACATCGTCACCATCCCCGCGGGGGCAACCAACATCGACATCAAACAGCGCAGCCACCGAGGGGTGCGCCACGATGGGAACTACCTGGCCCTGAGGACCCTGGAGGGCAAGTACCTGCTGAACGGAGACTTTGCCATCTCAGCCATGGAGCAGGACATCCTGGTCAAGGGAACCATCCTGAAGTACAGCGGCTCCATGACGACCCTGGAGAGGCTGCAGAGCTTCCGACAGCTCCCGGAGCCGCTCACGGTCCAGCTGCTGACCATCGCCAGCGAGGTCTTCCCACCCAAAGTCAAATACACCTTCTTCATCCCCAAGGACGTCCCTTTCAGCAAgcagaaaggcaaagagaagaaGTCGGCCAACGTCATCCGCCCCATGCTGACCTCCCAATGGGTCCTGGGCGACTGGTCCGAGTGCTCCAAGACGTGCGGCTCCGGCTGGCAGAGGCGGACGGTGGATTGCCGGGATATGGAGGGTCAAACCTCCTCTACATGCGACAGAGCCCTCAAGCCTGAGGACATCAAGCCCTGTGGTGACATCCCCTGCCCGCTCTGGCGCATGGGTCCCTGGTCCCCCTGCTCCCACACCTGTGGGGAGGGCATCCGGATGCGCAATGCTTCCTGCATCGACTACACCGGCACAATCACTGCCCCGGAGAGATGCAGCTCACCGGGGCCAGCACCGGtcactgctgcctgtgtgctgcagcagtgctga